One part of the Clostridium thermosuccinogenes genome encodes these proteins:
- a CDS encoding radical SAM protein yields the protein MSNFDMSYLGVMVDMAGCPNRCRHCWLGSHRNGNITIDEFKNIAAQFRNWHDEEGRGIAEMSFFSWWREPDYRDDYRELWLLEQELSSPGKAERFELLSTWRLARDESYAKWAAELGTKACQITFFGMEENTNWGMCRKGAFRDQIIATERCLAVGIAPRWQLFITKRCLNELDDFLKMIYDLKLFERCEEIGKKFEVFIGGISPEGNGYGIEDLRPEEDDLCLIPDELISITREGTDLLGQPEYRVLEEIMECNTPPNISANMPCLAVNADYDVYPNIAEPAEWWKLGNLKTDGIQEIMRNYRDGRTPGMRINGTIPVSELAKKYGDLKSKKLYTKGDLFTRFIHQWGMEHIKGGR from the coding sequence ATGAGTAATTTTGATATGTCTTATCTGGGTGTTATGGTGGACATGGCCGGCTGCCCGAACCGCTGCCGTCATTGTTGGCTAGGTTCGCACAGGAATGGTAATATAACCATCGATGAATTTAAAAATATAGCTGCTCAGTTCAGAAACTGGCATGATGAGGAAGGACGCGGCATTGCGGAAATGAGCTTTTTTTCGTGGTGGAGAGAGCCGGATTACCGGGATGATTATCGGGAGTTATGGCTGCTTGAACAGGAGCTGTCCTCACCGGGAAAGGCAGAACGGTTTGAACTTTTGTCAACCTGGCGTCTTGCGCGGGATGAAAGCTATGCGAAATGGGCGGCGGAGCTAGGGACCAAAGCCTGCCAGATCACGTTTTTTGGCATGGAAGAAAACACAAACTGGGGCATGTGTCGTAAAGGTGCTTTCCGCGATCAGATAATTGCGACGGAAAGGTGCCTTGCTGTTGGTATAGCTCCGCGCTGGCAATTGTTCATCACGAAGCGGTGCTTGAATGAACTGGATGATTTTCTAAAAATGATATATGACCTCAAACTGTTTGAACGTTGTGAGGAAATAGGGAAAAAGTTTGAGGTGTTTATTGGTGGAATATCACCTGAGGGTAACGGATATGGAATTGAGGATCTTCGTCCCGAGGAGGATGACCTATGCTTGATTCCTGATGAACTGATTTCGATTACCCGTGAAGGCACAGATTTGCTGGGACAGCCGGAGTATAGGGTGCTTGAGGAAATCATGGAGTGTAACACTCCGCCGAATATAAGTGCAAATATGCCTTGCCTGGCTGTCAATGCGGATTACGATGTTTATCCCAATATAGCGGAACCTGCTGAGTGGTGGAAGCTGGGCAACTTAAAAACTGACGGCATTCAGGAAATCATGAGGAACTACCGTGATGGGAGAACGCCGGGCATGAGAATAAATGGCACAATTCCAGTAAGCGAGCTTGCAAAAAAATACGGCGACTTGAAAAGTAAAAAGCTTTATACCAAAGGAGATCTTTTTACACGCTTTATACATCAATGGGGAATGGAACATATAAAGGGAGGACGATAA